AGAGCGAGAGCAAAACCATCGCCACCGGTTGGATCAACGCCGGCAGCCGCGAGGCCTATCTCAAACGCCTGGCGGCGGGCTAAGGCGCCGGCGGCCCTTTGCGAGCATGGGTGGATTGCCTGATCTGCTCCCGTGACCGAGGCCACCGCCGCTGCTCCTGCCACCGCTGCGGAGGCTCTGTCCAAGACGTACGACCCGGTGGGTACCGAGGCCCGTTGGCAGCAGGCCTGGGAAACCCAAGGCGCCTTTCACCCCGACCCGAAGGCCCCCGGTGAGCCGTTTTCGGTGGTGATTCCACCGCCAAACGTGACCGGCAGCCTGCACATGGGCCACGCCTTCAACACGGCCCTGATTGACACGATCGTCCGCTTCCAGCGGCTCCAGGGCAAAAACGTGTTGTGCCTGCCCGGCACCGACCACGCCTCGATCGCAGTCCAGACGATCCTGGAGAAGCAGCTCAAAGCCGACGGCAAGCGCAAGGAAGACCTCGGCCGTGAGGCCTTCCTGGAGAAGGCCTGGGAGTGGAAGGCCCAGAGCGGCGGCACGATCGTCGGGCAGCTGCGTCGCCTCGGTTATTCGGTGGATTGGCGCCGGGAGCGCTTCACCCTCGACGCCGGCTGCAGCGAAGCGGTGATCGAGGCCTTCAACCGCCTGCACGAGCAGGGCTTGATCTACCGGGGCGAGTACCTGGTGAATTGGTGCCCCGCCTCCGGGTCAGCCGTGAGCGATCTGGAGGTGGAGATGAAGGAGGTGGATGGCCACCTCTGGCACTTCCGCTATCCCCTGAGCAGCGGCCAGGGCTTCCTGGAGGTGGCGACGACCCGCCCCGAAACCCTCCTCGGCGACACCGGCGTGGCGGTGAACCCGAAGGACCCCCGCTATGCGGAGCTGGTGGGCCAGACCCTGACCCTGCCGCTGGTGGGTAGGGAGATTCCGATCGTGGCCGACGACCACGTCGATGCCGAGTTCGGGACGGGCTGCGTCAAGGTCACCCCCGCCCACGACCCCAATGACTTCGCGATCGGTCAGCGCCACAACCTGCCGCTGATCACGGTGATGGCGAAGGACGGCTCGATGAATGAGGCCGCCGGTCGCTTCCAGGGCCTCGATCGCTTTGAGGCGCGCAAGGCCGTGGTGGCGGCGATGGAGGAGGAGGGCTTCCTGGTGAAGGTGGAGGACTACCGCCACAGCGTTCCCTTCTCCGACCGGGGCAAGGTGCCCGTCGAGCCCCTGCTCTCCACCCAGTGGTTTGTCAAAACCGAGCCCTTGGCGGCCCGCTGCCGCGAGGCCCTCGAGAACGCCGATCCCCGCTTTGTGCCGGAGCGTTGGAGCAAGGTCTACCGCGACTGGCTCACCGACATTCGCGATTGGTGCATCTCCCGCCAGCTCTGGTGGGGCCACCGCATCCCCGCTTGGTTTGTGGTCAGTGAGACCGGCGGTGTGATCACCGATTCCACCCCCTATGTGGTTGCCCGTGATGCAGCGGAAGCCCAGGCCAAAGCGGACGCCCAGTTCGGTGCGGGTGCCGCCCTGGAGCAGGATCCGGACGCCCTCGACACCTGGTTCTCCAGTGGTCTCTGGCCCTTCTCCACCATGGGATGGCCCAATGCTGAGGCGGCGGATCTGCAGCGCTGGTACCCCACCAGCGTGCTGGTGACGGGCTTCGACATCATCTTTTTCTGGGTGGCCCGGATGACGATGATGGCCGGCGCCTTCACCGGGAAGATGCCCTTCCAGGACGTCTACATCCACGGCCTGGTGCGGGATGAGAACAACCGCAAGATGAGCAAGTCGGCGGGCAACGGCATCGATCCGCTGCTGCTGATCGACCGCTACGGCGCCGACGCCCTGCGCTTTGCCCTGGTGCGTGAGGTGGCAGGTGCCGGCCAGGACATTCGCCTGGATTACGACCGCAAGTCGGACACCTCCGCGACGGTGGAGGCCTCACGCAACTTCGCCAACAAGCTCTGGAACGTCACCCGCTTTGCCCTGATGAACCTGGGCGGCGAGACCCCCGCGAGCCTGGGTGAGCCCGATCCCGCGGCCCTGCAGCTGGCGGACCGTTGGATCCTCTCGCGGTTGGCCCGTGTGAACCGCGAGAGCGCTGAGCGCTACGGCAGCTATGGCCTCGGCGAGGCGGCGAAGGGGCTCTATGAATTCGCCTGGAACGAGCTCTGCGACTGGTACG
This DNA window, taken from Synechococcus sp. LTW-R, encodes the following:
- a CDS encoding valine--tRNA ligase, which encodes MTEATAAAPATAAEALSKTYDPVGTEARWQQAWETQGAFHPDPKAPGEPFSVVIPPPNVTGSLHMGHAFNTALIDTIVRFQRLQGKNVLCLPGTDHASIAVQTILEKQLKADGKRKEDLGREAFLEKAWEWKAQSGGTIVGQLRRLGYSVDWRRERFTLDAGCSEAVIEAFNRLHEQGLIYRGEYLVNWCPASGSAVSDLEVEMKEVDGHLWHFRYPLSSGQGFLEVATTRPETLLGDTGVAVNPKDPRYAELVGQTLTLPLVGREIPIVADDHVDAEFGTGCVKVTPAHDPNDFAIGQRHNLPLITVMAKDGSMNEAAGRFQGLDRFEARKAVVAAMEEEGFLVKVEDYRHSVPFSDRGKVPVEPLLSTQWFVKTEPLAARCREALENADPRFVPERWSKVYRDWLTDIRDWCISRQLWWGHRIPAWFVVSETGGVITDSTPYVVARDAAEAQAKADAQFGAGAALEQDPDALDTWFSSGLWPFSTMGWPNAEAADLQRWYPTSVLVTGFDIIFFWVARMTMMAGAFTGKMPFQDVYIHGLVRDENNRKMSKSAGNGIDPLLLIDRYGADALRFALVREVAGAGQDIRLDYDRKSDTSATVEASRNFANKLWNVTRFALMNLGGETPASLGEPDPAALQLADRWILSRLARVNRESAERYGSYGLGEAAKGLYEFAWNELCDWYVELIKRRLNPGENPSAEALADQRTARQVLAKALNELLVMLHPLMPHLCEELWHGLNGELEETFLALQPWPTLDVSALDDDLEASFADLIEAIRVVRNLRAVAGLKPSQSVPVRFVTGRSALASVLSAATADITALTRAERVEVLDPAAAEANPAAKALAGVSGELQVLLPIDGLVDLDALRGRLEKDIAKAEKEIKGLSGRLSNPNFASKAPPEVVAECQANLAEAEAQAELARKRLVDLG